In Mytilus trossulus isolate FHL-02 chromosome 10, PNRI_Mtr1.1.1.hap1, whole genome shotgun sequence, the DNA window ATGCTAAGAAGTTGACACATCATAAGGAAATCAAGAAGGTTTACAAAATATCCATGATAAACGAAATTAAGATGTATGGTTATCATTGTTTTGATCTTAGTTTTGTATTGCTGTATTTAAGATTTTGTGTTTCTCTGTTATGTTGCTTGATTTTTTACAATATCTTTGGCCATATATTTGTCATATTGAACCATCTAATAAATTTCTAGCTATATGTCGTGTGTGCAACAAATGCCTTTCATTTACTTGATCATTTTGTATTAATCATAATTTATCTTTACATAAAATCGAGTAGCAGGAAGACCCATCTTTCGCTATGATCAGTATAATTATAATATCTGATTTACGGTAGCAAAAATTGGAATAAGATATATCACATTGGATTGCGTTGAAGATATTTCAAGTAAAAGTTAAAGAATAAACTACAGCaatcattttaacaaaacagaaTAAACCGTAGAGTTTTGTTCGACCTGTATAGTGTTAGCTTTTATTAGGATTTCAAATGCAAGTTTTTGTAAATAACTATACAAACTACCAAGTTGAAGTGGTCGATAGATAAGTGATACATATGTTTTTCACTGATTAAGATAAGAACATACACATGCAACAAACAGGTTACGTAATAAGAACTCCTAATTCCTCAAAGTGTGTTTTACTTGAAAAATAAGacctaatttttaataacaattattatcttttcaatactttgaatacgCTGTTCACCACATTCCCGGTGTGAATTCCCTTTTCAGTTGACTTGTTTTATTGAGAAAATTAATTCAATAGCTTGGTATATTGAGATAATTTGAGAAAGGACAAATTATTTATGGTTTTAGAATGGATTGCCACTTCCTACTATGTTCACAGGATTCTTATggtcagtggttgtcgtctgtttatgtgttttatgagtgtttttttcagtttttatatagattagaccgttggttttctcgttggAATGGGTTTACACTGGACCCTTCATAACTTGCaattcggtgtgagccaagtctctgtgttgaaggcgttaaattgacatataatggtttacttttataaattgtcacttggatggagagttgtctcatttgcaataataccacatctttttatatctatatggaAATATGGCAACATTGCCTTCACTTGTCCGATAAAAAATACTCATCATATTTGGAGGCGTTTTCTtgactgaaaaaaatacacaattagGTCAGACCGCATTGAATCATGTGTTGAATAATttatcttgtttaattttcGGAGAATGCCATGCATTCTGAACAATAAAGGGAAGAAGGAGTACTGTATCTCTAGGTGCTATACATTACCAAACGTCCATACTCTTATGTTAAGAAGTACTACTTGATTTTGTATATGCATATACTTTTGTCAATtggttataaaaatatttgaactgaAGGAACAAACTGATGAAATGGTAAAACAACTCAAGTGAAAGGTTGTTAGCAGCTGGTTGGTATGAAATAAATGCTCTGAATTAAAAAGTAATACTTACCATTCTGCTCCagttatttgaactttaaataatataatGACTTGCTATAATATGAATCAATGATAGATAGAAGGTCTAACTTTGACATGAAAACGTCTATCATAAATAGatgtaataaataaaagctttaaaacattgtttttttgtaagtCTTTGATCTATAGCACTGTTTTCTAACATCAGGTTAGTGCTTAATTGTAATTTGGATATTTTCACTAAAGTTATAACTAATCTGCCACTTTTAAATTACAATTGGAACCTacgtaaaacatttgaaatattttttttaaaagactatAAATGAAAACCGAATTATATTATATCCACAAAATGATAGAATGTTGGGAAAATCAACCAgagttatcaaacatttatcaCAGAAAGAGCTAGCAAttttttctacatgttctaatCAAAACTTTATCACGTTAAAACAATTCTACACTATACAAGAATgttaatttattcaaatatatggATTGTTTTGTACGCTAAATCTACTAATTTTATCAGATATTATGCATATTTATAACAATAGATAAACATGTACACTATGCACTAAATTGTGATGCTTTTCAGGGTCATCTGAGTCCTTTTTGGAAGACAGAATTATTAACCATATCCAACATAGAACTGTCAACCCCATGAATCATCAGAACTCATGAACCTTGTTTATGTCGCATCGTTCTGAATATTcacaaaatgtttgatatacGGGAACATGTAACTTCTAGTTTGAACacattaaatacatgtatgccaACACATTGTTCCTTCCTCTAACAAATGGGAAACATACAAATTATTATGTAAAAGATATTatctattttcatttataaagcATTATGTAAAAACGCATTTGTATCGTATACTAAAAAAGATAATGACGTGTAATTGTATCCAAGGTACAAGTTATAACTTTCGTCGTTGGTTAACTCtaaacaatttgataaaaaaacaagataGAATATTCATAAAGTTTAAAGGGGCGTAAAAAGAAGTTCAGTGAAATTGTTTTCACCAGAAACAGGGGATAGAACCAAAGGCACCAGATGTTTCTTCATATATCATTATCAGCTATATAAACGAGagtaaaacagattttttttatttaggaaATGGAAAAAAGTGTAGGAAATATGGATATCGTTCGAACTCTAATTATTTTGCTTAGCTTATCGTTTGTTAGGGCTTCATCAAGTTCGATTGGATCAGAATTTGAGTCTTCACTTTCCTGTTCGAAATTTCATTTTGAAGAAAAAGTACTTGAAAAACTTGTGCGACTGGAACATAGGATGCAAATATTGGAGGAGAAAATGGACATTAGGGAAAAGTTAGCTACTGCTAAGTTAAATGAAATAAGCCATGCTAAGAAACAAACAGAGACATTTGTTCAATCATTTCAAGATGCTCAGATACGGGATCAAACAAGATTTAATAAATCGTACCAGGAAATTGTGGAACATTTTAAAACTCAGGCCAACAACGAAACTGAAATTTATGGAAATCATATGAATTCTTTGCTGAGATCTTTGTCTTCAACAATCGAAGTGTTCACTGAAGCtgaaaagaaaaggaaaagtCTTACGGAGTTAATGCAGCGCACTCTTCAGCGAGAGCAGAAAAGATTCAATTCCTCGTATCATCAGATTGTGGAAAACTTTGGAAGTAATTCTAACAAGACGTTACATGATTTAATTGTGAATCTACAGAAAGGTATGACTTATATactaaatattataataaactGCTCTTACCAATTAATCCACCGTGAAGAACAAATACATTAACATATACGTTTGATGTTCagatatgtcttttttttaaaaagacaccTACGTGAG includes these proteins:
- the LOC134687808 gene encoding uncharacterized protein LOC134687808, with translation MQILEEKMDIREKLATAKLNEISHAKKQTETFVQSFQDAQIRDQTRFNKSYQEIVEHFKTQANNETEIYGNHMNSLLRSLSSTIEVFTEAEKKRKSLTELMQRTLQREQKRFNSSYHQIVENFGSNSNKTLHDLIVNLQKGYEEMVRKRDPIAFSAYRTSPLTLQQGRKVIFDKVWTNVGNGYDPITGVFTAPRAGLYHITGLILSNTDGSFYSRLYHNKVVASGSYITGDGYKTGTFDVVFSLQKGDEVYIAGYHGTYYSDMIYSDSEIHVTFSGHSVA